The genomic segment TAGATCTTGGTGATGCTGTTATTTCTGATAAAGATTTCCCTGCGATTGAAAAGAAATTTTTAGAGATTGCACGTGGAAAACACGAATTTTCGATTCGTTCTATTTCTAAAGCGGATGCTTTGTCTTTATATAAAAAAGAAAATAATGAGTATAAAATTGAGTTGATTGAAAACTTGACTGATGGAGATATTACTTTTTGCGACCACAGCAATTTTACCGATTTATGTAGAGGAGGCCATATTCCAAACACTGGAATTATAAAAGCCGTTAAAATAATGAGTGTTGCTGGTGCTTATTGGCGAGGTGACGAAAAGAATAATCAGTTGACGCGTGTTTACGGAATTAGTTTTCCGAAGCAAAAAATGCTTACTGAATATTTAGAGATATTAGAAGAAGCTAAAAAGAGAGATCATAGAAAGTTAGGAAAAGAATTAGAATTGTTTACTTTTTCGCAAAAAGTGGGTGCTGGTTTGCCTTTGTGGTTACCAAAAGGTGCTGCGTTGCGTGCTCGATTGGAAGATTTCTTAAAAGCAGCACAGAAAAAAGCGGGTTACGAAATGGTAATGACGCCTCATATTGGTCAGAAAGAATTATATGTTACTTCTGGGCACTATGAAAAATATGGTGAAGACAGTTTTCAGGCAATTAAAACTCCGAAAATGGATGAAGAGTTTTTATTAAAGCCAATGAATTGCCCACACCATTGTGAGGTTTACAATTTTAAACCTTATTCTTATAAAGATTTACCAAAACGTTTTGCAGAATTTGGAACGGTCTATAGATATGAGCAAAGTGGAGAGTTACATGGTTTAACACGTGTTCGAGGATTTACACAAGATGATGCGCATATTTTTTGTACTCCAGAACAATTAGATCAGGAATTTAAAGATGTTATTGATTTAGTTTTATATGTTTTCGGTTCTTTAGGTTTTGAAGATTTTACTGCTCAAGTTTCAATTAGAGACAAAAGCAATCCTGATAAATATATAGGAGACACAGAAACCTGGGAAATTGCGGAACAAGCAATTATAAATGCAGCAACTGATAAAGGTTTAGATTTTGTGATTGAAGAAGGTGAAGCTGCCTTTTATGGACCTAAATTAGACTTTATGGTAAAGGACGCCTTAGGCAGAAGCTGGCAGTTAGGAACCATTCAAGTTGATTATAACTTACCAAAACGTTTCGATTTAACCTATACTGGTTCCGATAATCAATCTCACAGACCTGTAATGATTCACAGAGCGCCATTTGGTTCTATGGAGCGTTTTATTGCAGTATTGCTAGAACATACAGGTGGAAATTTCCCACTTTGGTTAACACCAGATCAAGTTATCTTATTGCCAATCAGCGATAAATATCAAAAATATTCAGAAAAAGTTTTAGAATCGTTAGAAAATTCCGAAATTCGCGCCCTCGTAGATAACCGAAGTGAAAAAACTGGACGTAAAATACGGGATGCAGAAGTTGGCAAAATTCCATTTATGGTAATTGTTGGTGAAAAAGAAGCCCAAGATGGCACAGTTTCTGTGAGAAAACATGGCGAAGGAGATATTGGAACATTTACCATTGAAGAATTTATTTCTTTAATTAAAGCCGAAGAAAGTAAAACATTGAAGAAATTTTAATTAATTTTGAAATTCAATAAAAAATAATAAAGGTTGGAAAACAACCATAAGTTAAATTTAAAAATTTTAAGTCATAGCAATACGTAGAAGTAGGTCGAGAAGACCGTTAAGAGTAATCAAAGAAGATCAACATAGGATTAATGAAAAAATAAAATATGTTGACGAAGTTCGTCTCGTGGGCGATAATGTGGAAGTTGGTGTATATCCTTTAGATAAAGCTAAAGAATTGGCCAAAGAACAGGAGTTAGATTTGGTAGAAATTTCACCAAAAGCGAAACCCCCTGTTTGTAAAATTATTGATTACAAGAAATTCTTGTATGAGCAGAAAAAACGTGAGAAAGCATTAAAATCTAAAGCCACAAAAGTGACTATTAAAGAGATTCGTTTTGGACCTCAAACAGATGAGCACGATTACGAATTCAAGAAAAAACATGCCATAAAATTCTTACAAGATGGTGCTAAGTTAAAAGCATTTGTTTTCTTTAAAGGACGTTCGATTATCTTTAAAGAACAAGGGCAAATTCTTTTGTTGAAATTAGCGCAAGAGTTAGAAGAATATGGTAAGGTAGAGCAGTTACCAAAATTAGAAGGTAAACGTATGATTATGTTTATTGCTCCTAAAAAAGTAAAATAAAATTTAAAACAACCCTTTTACAAGTTAATTTGGATTATTTTAAATTAAAACACCTACAAAGTTTTTAATACTGAATCAAACTCAGCACAAGAAACTCTTAGGATATAAAGAATACTGAATACGTTTTAGATACTGAAACAAGTTCAGCATAAAAGTTTATAAGCAAGATAAAAACGAAGGAGAAATGCCTAAAATGAAAACCAAATCTAGCGCCAAAAAACGATTTAAAGTTACTGGTACTGGAAAAATTAAAAGAAAGCACGCGTTTAAAAGTCACATTTTAACAAAGAAGTCTAAAAAACGTAAATTAAAGTTAACTCACGATACTTTGGTACACAAAGCAGACGAGTCTAACATTAAGCAACAGTTAAACTTAAAATAAGTTTTAAGTTTAATAAGGGAATTTAATTATTAACCATGGAGTTAGGCAAATAAAAGAATTTTAAGTTATAAGTTTTAAGTTATGAGTTTCAGTCTAAAATAACTAACAACTAAAACCTAAAGACTATCAACTAAAAAAATCGCCTACTACAAAACACATTAAAATTATGCCAAGATCAGTAAATTCAGTAGCCTCAAGAAAAAGAAGAAAAAAAATCTTGAAGGCAGCAAAAGGTTACTTTGGACGTAGAAAAAACGTTTACACAGTAGCAAAAAATGCGGTTGAAAAAGGTATGCTTTATGCATATAGAGACCGTAAAAACAATAAGAGAAACTTCCGTTCTTTATGGATTGTACGTATTAACGCTGCAGCTCGTTTACATGGAATGTCTTACTCTCAGTTTATGGGAAAAGTAAAAGCGAACAACATCGAATTAAACCGTAAGGTTTTAGCAGATTTAGCTGTAAACAACCCAGACGCTTTTAAGGCAGTTGTAGAGAAAATAAAATAAATATAAATACTTGCTTATATAATAAAAACCCAAACATAATCGTTTGGGTTTTTTTTATAGATTTGTAAATACGTCAAAAAAAACTTTAAAATGAAATTAAAATTTATCACTTTTTGTTTATTAATTAGCACAATGTTTTCATTTGCACAAGAAACATCTCAAGAAACAGTTAAAGAAGACAGCTCTTTAGAAGGGCAATTTGATAAAATCTACAGAACCTCCACTTCTTACCAAGCCTATAAAGTAATTAGTAAAGAGAAATTTCAAAAATTAAAACGAGATGTTTTAGACTCTATTAAAGCTTCTCAAAAACTCATTTCAGAAAAAGAAAATTTACTAAAAATAGAGAGAGATAACGTTCAGAAAATTCAAACTAATTTATCTAAAACTCAATTAGATTTAGAGACGGCTACTAACAAAGAAAATTCAATTTCTTTATTTGGCTTACAGCTTAGTAAAATTACTTATAACCTTATTTTATGGGGCATTATTTTAGCACTAACTTTAGCATTATCTTATTTTGCTTTTAAATTTTCTAGAAGCCATATTATTACAAAAGATGCACAAAGTAATCTTTTAGAGATAGAACAAGAATTTGAAAAGCATCGTAAAAAGTCTTTGGAAAGAGAACAAAAATTAAGAAGACAACTTCAAGATGAAATTAACAAACAGCGAAATAACTAAATTGTTTTTTTTATCTTAATAATATATTAAGCAATGCTTCTTATTGCTAATAAATCTTTATTATACTCTATATATTATGCCTTTATGTTATTAAAGTGATAATAATAATACTTCAGTAGGTAATACCTGATATTTTTTTGTTAATTTAACGTCGTTAATTCATAAACAAACCACGTTTATTAATCATTAAATTATCTTTTAAGCCTATGAAAGTACTTTTTTTTACAAGAGAGTTCCCTCCATACGTATATGGTGGAGCTGGAGTTCATGTTGAATATTTAGCAAATGAACTTGCTAAATTAATGGAAGTTGATATAAGGTGTTTTGGTGATCAAGACTCGAAAGGCAATAATTTAACTGTAAAAGGTTTTCCTTATGAAAACCCTATTTTTAATAATTCTAACGATAAATTAAAAGCAGTATTTAAAACACTAAGTACTGGACTCCACATGAATGCTGCTCCAATTAATGCAGATGTAGTTCATTGCCATACTTGGTACGCACATTTTGCAGGAATTGTAGCCAAACTTTGTTATGGAATTCCATTAGTAATTACCACACACTCTTTAGAACCTTTACGCCCTTGGAAAAGAGAACAATTAGGTCGTGGTTACGATACTTCTTCTTGGATAGAAAAAACCGCAATTGAAATGGCAGATGCTATTATTGCTGTTTCAAAAGAAACCAAAGAAGATGTTTTAAAATATTTTAATGTCGATAAAAAAAAAGTAAAAGTAATTTACAACGGAATTAATTTACAAGAATATGTAACTACTTCCGATAGCAATACTTTAGATGAATATGGAGTTGATAAAAATAAACCTTACGTACTTTTTGTAGGAAGAATTACAAGACAAAAGGGAATTATTCATTTAGTAAACGCCATAAAGTATATAGATCCAGATACCCAAATTGTACTTTGTGCTGGAGCTCCAGACACTCCAGAAATTGGAGAAGAAATGAAAAATGCTGTTAACGAAGTTCAAAAAACACGCAGTAATGTTATTTGGATTGATAAAATGGTAACTAAAAAAGAAATTATTCAACTATATTCTCATGCAGATGTTTTTTGTTGCCCATCTATTTACGAACCTTTTGGAATTATAAATATCGAAGCTATGGCGTGTGACACAGCAGTTGTTGCAAGTGCTGTTGGTGGAATAAAAGAAGTAGTTGTACATAATGAAACTGGAATATTAATTCCTGTTGAACAACAAAAATCGGCACCATTCGAACCTGTAGACCCAGATAAATTCGCCAAAGATTTAGCAGATGGAGTTAATAAAGTTATTAATAATCCTGAATTAAGAACATCGATGGCAAAAAAAGGAAGACAAAGAGTTGAAAAACATTTCGATTGGGTTGCAATTGCAAAACAAGTAGAAGAATTATACAAATCACTAAAAAACTAACCAGATGATAAACGATAAAGTATTAGGAATTATTTTAGGAGGAGGACAAGGTTCTCGACTATATCCCTTAACAGAAGATAGATCGAAACCAGCTGTACCAATTGCAGGGAAATATAGGTTGGTAGATATTCCTATTTCTAACTGCATTAATTCAAATATTAAAAGAATGTATGTTTTAACGCAGTTTAATTCTGCCTCTCTAAATCAACATATAAAAAATACCTATCATTTTAGTTTTTTTAGTTCAGCTTTTGTAGATGTTTTGGCTGCAGAACAAACGATACATAGCGACAAATGGTTCCAAGGAACAGCAGATGCAGTAAGGCAAAGTATGCATCATTTTTTACAAAACGATTTCGAATATGCATTAATACTTTCTGGTGACCAATTATATCAAATGGATTTTAATGATATGATTAAAAAACATAGAGAAAGTAACGCAGAAATTTCTATAGCAACCTATCCTGTAAATGCAAAAGATGCAACTTCTTTTGGTATTTTAAAAACTAACGACGAAAACACAATTACGTCTTTTATAGAAAAACCAAGTGAAGATTTATTACCAGATTGGACTTCCGACGTTAGCCAACAAATGAAAAATGAAGGTAGACACTATCTTGCTTCCATGGGAATTTATATCTTTAACAGAGATCTTCTGGTAAAATTAATGACCAACCCAGATACTGTAGATTTTGGAAAAGAAATTATTCCGCAAGCTATTGGAGAACATAAAACCTTAAGTTACCAATATGAAGGATATTGGACAGACATAGGAAATATAGACTCTTTCTTTGAAGCAAACCTTGGCTTGGCAGAAAATGTGCCGAAATTTAATTTGTACGACGAAGAAAACAGAATTTATACAAGAGCGAGAATTTTACCAACCTCTAAAGTTTCTGGAACAATGCTTCACAAAGCCGTTATTGGAGAAGGATGTATTATAAATGCAGCCAAAATAGACACTTGTGTAATTGGAATTCGTTCTAGAATTGGAAAAGAAGCAGTTGTTTCGAATACCTACATGATGGGTAATGATAGTTTTGAATCTTTAGAAGAAGTTGCCAATAATAAAATAGAAATTATGATGGGAATTGGAGATAGATGTCACATAAATAATTGTATTATTGATAAAAATTGCAGAATTGGAGACGACACCAAAATTAATGGAGGCCCTCATTTAGAAGATGCAGAAACAGACACTTATTTTATAAAAGATGGTATTGTAGTTATTAAAAAAGAGGCTACAATTCCTAAAGGAACCATTATTGGAATGAACTAATTTTAAATTCTTAAAACATTAAAAGAAAAACGAATTAATGCAAAATCAAAGTAGAATTGTAATAGAAAACATAGCTCCTCAATTAAACTGTGGAGCTGTTTTTATAAAACGTGTTGTAAACGAAATTGTAACTGTAACTGCAAATGTTTTGGTAGATGGACATGATGTTATCCAAGCAAGTTTATTATACAAACATAAAAGCGAAAAAACCTGGAAAGAAACAAGAATGCATTCAACAAATAACGACGAATATACTGCAAGTTTTCAAGTAACAAAACAAGGTTTTTACGAATATAAATTAGAAGGTTGGGTAGATTATCCTTTGAACTGGCAATATGGAATTGACAGAAAAATAGATGATTATCAACATGTAAAATCAGAACTTTTAGAAGGAGCAGAATTACTAAAACCAATCGTTAAAAAAGCAACAGCAGAAGAAAAAAAATATTTAAATTCTTTAATTGCCATTTTTAAAGATGAAGCAAAATATGCAGAAGCCATAAAAGAAGCAGTTTCTAATCAACTAAAAGAAATTCTAACAAAATATCCTATTAAATTATTAGTACAAGAAAGCAAATCTTTATCTGTTTATGTAGATAGATTAAAAGCGCGTTTTAGTACTTGGTACGAATTTTTCCCAAGATCAGCATCTAAAACTCAAGGCAAACATGGTACTTTTAAAGATTGCCACAGATTGTTACCTAGAATCGCACAAATGGGGTTTGACACCTTGTACTTCCCTCCTATTCATCCAATTGGAGCAATAAACAGAAAAGGAAAAAATAATACTACAGAAGCAGAAAAAAATGACGTGGGTTCTACTTGGGGAATTGGTTCTAAATATGGAGGACATAAAGATATTCATCCAGAATTGGGTTCTTTAGAAGATTTTAAAGAATTAGTAAAAGAAGCAAAAAAACAAGGAATTGAGGTTGCCATGGATTATGCTTTACAAGCAGCTCCAGACCATCCTTGGGTAAAAGAACACCCAGATTGGTTTAAATGGAGACCCGATGGAACTGTACAATATGCAGAAAATCCGCCAAAAAAATACCAAGACATTTTACCAATCTACTGGGAAACTGCAGATTACAAAAATCTTTGGCAAGAATGTTTAGACACTTTATTTTACTGGATAAACTGTGGAATTAATGTATTTAGAGTAGACAATCCACACACAAAACCTTACTATTTTTGGGGCTGGATTATTACAGAAGTAAAGAAAAAACACCCAGATGTATTATTTTTAGCAGAAGCATTTACGCGCCCGAAAATAATGCAACAATTAGCAAAACAAGGCTACACACAATCTTATACTTATTTTACCTGGCGAGAATCGAAACACGAGATTATCGAGTATATGAATGAATTGACAAAGACAGATCAAAAAGAATATATGCGTCCGAATTTCTGGCCAAATACACCAGATATAAATCCGTTTCATTTGCAAAACGCACCAGAAGCAAAATTCCTTTTACGATATGCTTTGGCAGGAACTTTAAGTTCTAATATTGGAATTTACGGACCCGTTTTCGAACAAATGCTTAGTGAGCCAATTGTTGGAAAAGAAGAATATTATATGTCAGAAAAGTTTCAACTTTGCCATTATAACTGGAACAAACAAAATAGATTAACAGAAATTATTTCGTCAATCAATTCTATCAGAAAAAATAACGAATCTTTTCAGCAAACAAATAATATACAATTTTGTGAAACAGGAAACGATAATTTAATCGCTTTCTATAAATGGAATCAAGACAAAACCAACGAAACTTTAACGGTTATTAGTTTAGATGCCTATCATACACAATCTGGTTCTGTTCAAGTACCTCTGCAACAATTAAATGTACATCAAGGGCAAAAAATAGAAGTACACGATTTAATTACAAACAACTCTTACAATTGGTATAACGAGTGGAATTATGTGGAACTAAATCCATATATACCCTTTCATATATTTAAAATTAACAAATAAATTATGACACAAACAAAAGTACACAGTCTTTTTACAGATTTTGACATTGATTTATTTAAAGCAGGAAAACATTATCGTTTATACGAAAAATTCGGTGCACACATTATTACTGTAGATGGTGTAAAAGGAACGTATTTTGCAGTTTGGGCACCAAGTGCAAAAGCCGTTTCTGTAATTGGAGACTTTAACTTTTGGCAAGAAAACGAACATCATTTAAATGTACGTTGGGATGGAAGTGGAATCTGGGAAGGTTTTATTCCTAATGTTGGCAAAGGAGCAATTTACAAATACAAAATTCGCAATTCTAGTAACAATGTAATTACCGAAAAAGCAGATCCATTTGCCAGAAGATGTGAGCATCCACCAAAAACAGCCTCTGTAGTTTGGGAAGATAATTATGCTTGGAAAGACAAAAAATGGATGAAAAACAGAAAGAAAAATAACGCATTAGATGCGCCTTACTCTGTCTATGAAGTTCATTTAGGTTCTTGGAAAAAGCAAGTTGAAGAAAATCGTTTTTTAAGTTATACTGAATTGGCAGACGAATTGGTAAACTATGTAAAAGACATGAATTTTACCCACGTAGAATTTATGCCAATTATGGAATATCCTTACGACCCAAGTTGGGGGTATCAATTAACAGGATATTTTGCTCCAACATCGCGTTTTGGTTTTCCAGATGAATTTAAATTTCTGGTCGATAAATTTCACGAAAACGGAATTGGTGTTCTATTAGATTGGGTTCCTTCTCATTTCCCTTCAGATGACCATGGTTTAGGATTTTTCGATGGTTCTCATTTATACGAACATCCAGATAGAAGAAAAGGATATCACCAAGATTGGAAAAGTTTAATTTTTAATTACGGAAGAAACGAAGTAAAAGCATTTTTAATTAGTAACGCCATTTTTTGGTTAGACCAATATCATGCAGATGGTTTACGAGTAGACGCAGTTGCATCTATGTTATTTTTAGATTATTCTAGAAAAGATGGCGAGTGGGAACCAAATATGTATGGTGGAAACGAATATTTAGAAGCTGTAGATTTTATAAAAGAAATGAATATAGCTGTTTATGAAACTTTCCCTGATGTGCAAACAATCGCAGAAGAATCTACTTCTTTCCCAAAAGTTTCTCGACCAATTTACGATGGTGGTTTAGGTTTTGGAATGAAATGGATGATGGGTTGGATGCACGATACTTTAGAGTATTTTGCCAAAGAACCTTTGTATAGAAAACATCATCAAAACGATGTAACCTTCAGTTTAAATTACGCATTTACAGAAAACTTTATGTTACCACTTTCGCACGACGAAGTTGTGTATGGAAAGAAATCTATCGTTTCTAAAATGCCTGGAGATGAGTGGCAACGTTTCGCAAATTTAAGATTAATGTACAGTTATATGTTTACACATCCTGGAACAAAATTATTGTTTCAAGGTGGCGAATTTGGGCAAACTTCCGAATGGAATTTCGAAGGAAGTTTAGATTGGCATTTATTGCAATACGATGTACATAAAGGAGCACAAACTTTGGTAAAAGAATTAAATAAATTCTACAAAAAAGAAAAAGCATTGCATCAAAAACAGTTTTCTCACGAAGGTTTCGAGTGGATAGATTATAGAGATCATCAAAATTCGGTGTTATCTTATATGAGAAAAGGAAAAAATGAAAAAGACAATGTAATTATTGTGCTGAATATGACTCCAATTCCTAGAGAAAAATACAGAATTGGTTTACCGAAAGCAGGTGAATTAAAAGAGGTTTTTAATAGTGATGATAAAAAGTTTCATGGAACAAACTTGTATAAAAATAAAATTTCTGTATCTGAAAAAAAGAAGTGGAATAATAGAGAAAACTCTATTGAACTAAACTTACCACCTTTGGCAATGATTGCTTTTAAATACCAATAAGAAAACCAATTAAATAGCTGTTTATTTTTACTATAGTATTGGTAAAAATAAACAGCTATTTTTTAATTCTTCAAAATATATACCCGCTATTTTTATAGGATTCTGAATAATATAAACGCTTCAATTTTATTCTTATTTTTATAGTATTTTAGCATTTTATTTATCATAAATAAACTAAAACGTTATCGTAAAAAAAGAACTTTCCAGATAATTCTATTCTAAACTTTTACGACTTTTACACGATTAAAAAAACAAGCAAATATATATGATTGTTAATACTGAATTAGAACAAAAAGGAAATCTTTTTCCTTCAGAAATAATAAAATACAAAAAAGACGTAGATACACTTTATTTTACGACTAATAACAATGTAGTTCTTCAATTAACTGTTATTAGAGACAGTGTTATTCGTTTTCGTTATTCCACTACTGGAAAATTCGACAACGACTTTTCTTACGGAGTTACAATTCATGCAAGTAGAGGATATAGCTTTTTAAAAGTTACAGAAAACGAGACACACTACGTAATTACAACTGCAAAATTAGTTTGTAAAGTAAAAAAGCAAAGTTTACAAGTTAGTTTATACGATGCTATAGACATGAAACTAATTAACGAAGACGAAATTGGTTTTCATTGGGAAGAAAGTTACGAATATGGTGGAGACATCGTAAAAATGAGTAAAACTTGCCAAAAAGCAGAAAGTTTTTATGGTTTAGGAGACAAGCCTGTAGATGTAAATATGAAAGGGAAACGTTTCGAAAACTGGGCAACAGATTCTTACGCTTTTGGTAAAAATACAGATCCTATTTACAAGGCAATTCCTTTTTACACAGCTATCCAAGATAACAAAGCGTATGGAATTTTCTTCGACAATACGTTTAAATCTCATTTCGATTTCGCGCACGAGAGAAGAAATGTAACTAGTTTTTGGGCACAAGGTGGAGAGATGAATTATTATTTTATTTACGGTCCAGATATGAACGACGTAGTTAGAAATTACACAGATTTAACTGGAAAACCGCATGCTTTACCTCCATTATGGGCTTTAGGATTCCACCAATGTAAATGGAGTTACTATCCAGAAAGTAATGTTAAAGAAGTTACTAAAACGTTTAGAGATTTAAAAATACCTTGTGATGCTATTTATTTAGACATCGATTATATGGATGGTTTCCGTTGTTTTACTTGGGATAAAAATCATTTTCCTAACCCCAAAAAAATGGTAAAAGAATTAGAAAACGATGGTTTTAAAACGGTGGTTATTATAGATCCAGGAATTAAAATTGATTTGGAATATGATGTTTTTAAAGAAGCATTAGACAAAGATTATTTCTGTAAACGTGCAGATGGACCTTACATGAAAGGTAAAGTTTGGCCTGGAGAATGTTATTTCCCAGATTACACAAGACCAGAAGTAAGAGATTGGTGGGCAGGTTTGTTTAAAGAATTAATTGAAGATATTGGTGTAAAAGGTGTTTGGAACGATATGAACGAACCTGCAGTTATGGACGTTCCTAACAAATCATTTCCAAACGATGTTCGTCATGACTATGATGGAAACCCTTGTTCTCATAGAAAAGCACACAATATTTACGGAACACAAATGGCACGTGCAACCTACCATGGTTTAAAGAAATATGCGTATCCAAAAAGACCTTTTGTAATTACAAGATCTGCTTATGCTGGTGCCCAAAGATATACATCTACTTGGTTTGGAGACAATGTGGCAACTTGGGAACATTTAGCTGTAGCA from the Polaribacter cellanae genome contains:
- a CDS encoding glycoside hydrolase family 31 protein — translated: MIVNTELEQKGNLFPSEIIKYKKDVDTLYFTTNNNVVLQLTVIRDSVIRFRYSTTGKFDNDFSYGVTIHASRGYSFLKVTENETHYVITTAKLVCKVKKQSLQVSLYDAIDMKLINEDEIGFHWEESYEYGGDIVKMSKTCQKAESFYGLGDKPVDVNMKGKRFENWATDSYAFGKNTDPIYKAIPFYTAIQDNKAYGIFFDNTFKSHFDFAHERRNVTSFWAQGGEMNYYFIYGPDMNDVVRNYTDLTGKPHALPPLWALGFHQCKWSYYPESNVKEVTKTFRDLKIPCDAIYLDIDYMDGFRCFTWDKNHFPNPKKMVKELENDGFKTVVIIDPGIKIDLEYDVFKEALDKDYFCKRADGPYMKGKVWPGECYFPDYTRPEVRDWWAGLFKELIEDIGVKGVWNDMNEPAVMDVPNKSFPNDVRHDYDGNPCSHRKAHNIYGTQMARATYHGLKKYAYPKRPFVITRSAYAGAQRYTSTWFGDNVATWEHLAVANNQAQRMAMSGFSFAGSDIGGFAEQPQGELFARWIQLGIFHTFCRVHSSGDHGDQEPWVFGDEITDIVRKFVEIRYQLLPYLYTSFWKYLNDGTPMLKSLVLYDQKDHQTHYRSDEFVFGEQILACPIIEPNAKGRRMYIPRGKWYNFWTNEVVEGGKEMWVDADIDSMPIFVKEGAVIPKYPVQQYVGEKDFDEITLDVYYKEGKESSKLYDDAHDGYDYKKGRFSLRTFKVTGKKEEFILQQHKRGDFDANYSNFKIVFHNLPFEITSVQIDNVEIELDRVNCSETKAITINKEFTELHLFGK